The following DNA comes from Peromyscus leucopus breed LL Stock chromosome 2, UCI_PerLeu_2.1, whole genome shotgun sequence.
ttctgaacatcggTGCCTCAAATATAAGAgtatccacatttgtaaaagaaatattcctaaagcttaaatcacacattgaattCAACACATTAATATTGGGAGACTTAAATAtcacactctcaccaatggacaggacATCCAGACACTAACTcaacagagaaataacagaactaacagatgttatgattcaaatggacctaatagatatctacagaatatttcacacaaacacaaaggaatGTACCTTCTTCTTGGCACCTTATGAACTGTCTACAAAATTAAACATATACTTCGTCACAAAGTAAGTCTCAGCAAATACAAAagaattggaataaccccctgtatctctCAGATCACCACGGAAAAGCTTGAGTTCAACAATAACAcgaactacagaaagcctacaaactcatggaaactgaacaattctcaactaaattaccactgggtcaaacaagaaataaataaggaaatcaaagacttcctagaactcaataaaaattaatgggcaacatacccaaacttatgagacacattgaaagctgtgctaagagaaaagttcataacACTACTATGCCTGCGTAGAGAAATGtcattggagaaatctcatactaatGACATAACAGCactcctgaaagctctagaagaaaaagaagcaaacacagcaAAGAGGAATAGATGGCTGGAAATACTCAACCTGAGGGctaaaatcagtaaaatagaaacaaagtaaacaatacaaagaatcaatgaaacaatgagttgattctttgagaaaataaagacagacaaatccttatccaatctaactaaaaggcagggagagaatatcaaaattaacaaaccagaaatgaaaaggggggacAGAACAACaggcactgaggaaatccagagaatcattaagtcatgcttcaaaaacctgtattccacaaaactgaaaaatctaaaagaaatggacaaatttcttgatagataccaattatcaaaattaaatcaagatcagataagcaatttaatgagaactataacccctaaggaaatagaagcagtcattaaaatttcccaatcaaaaaaagttcagggccagatggtttcagtgcagaattctaccagactttcaaagaagagttaacaccaatactcctcaaattattccccaaaattgaaagagaaggaacattgtcaaattctttttataaaataaacatttaagaccttattttgttctttatgaaaaacaattttattattattaaacatcAATTTATCAATTATACATTAGCACTTGGAAAGGTTtagcttcaaaagaaaaaaacttaaattgaTTTCATAATGTTGACAAACTTAGAATAATGACAGAAGAGATTGAAATTTAAGCAAGTTTCTTACTGGGGAACTTAGAATACTAAGATgatcaacttttttttcttcttacatttaGTAAGTATGACAAAACAGAAATGAGAGACTATAAAATGTCTTCTATTTCCACACTGTATTCCAGTTAGGGACTCATTGTCAAATTTGAAAATTTATGAATTCTAACCTGAAATAAAATCTGCTGTAACCACCTtgaatcaaaagaaaaagcaacaacaaagatGTTTTAACTGGGGCATGCTTACAGGGGTAGACTGTGGTACTTTAGTGTATCTTGTTGATGATTCTGAAGACAGATGAGAGGGTTCCATGGTAAGAGATTATAGTGAGTGAAGGAGGgagataagtaaatatttaatgattAAGAACTAAGCAGAAATGAACAAATATAAGAATTATACAATTTAAGAAGTTCTGTGTAACTTTGCCAGAAAAAAAGCATAAATTTATTCAATGGTTTATTATGAAGAacatcaaatattaaaataagttaaatgtATAAATTAAGGTATCTTTGGGATGAAGTAGCTATtaataaagagatttttttctgttgtgtgttGAGGAGAAACAggcagaagggaaagagggagaggcaggcaggatggGAATAGGGAAAgactgatttaaataaaatatgttatgTCCTGTCACTACTACCTTAAGTTCTTGTTTTCCTTACCAGAGCAGTTCACAGTGACTGGTTCAGAGGGTCCAGTCTTGACTCCACTGGGTGGAACCTTGGAACTCAGTTGTCAGTTGTCTCCACCACAAAATGCACAGCACATGGAGATACGCTGGTTCCGGAACCATTATACACAGCCAGTACACCTGTACAGGGATGGTAAAGACCTGCATGGAGAAACTACCTCTAAGTATGTGGAGAGGACAGAACTCCTGAAAGATGCCATTGGAGAAGGGATAGTGACCCTCAGGATCCTTAGCGTGACTGTTGATGATGATGGTCCTTACCATTGCGTCTTCAAAGATGGCGATTTTTATGAAGAGCACATAACAGAGGTCAAGGTCACAGGTAGGCATGGATCTTTCTGAGGTTCCTATGAATCCACATTCTCAATCCATCAGGGTTTGAAACTTAGTGAAATGTTCAATGTTTCTGTGTCTATATTATATTGGCTTATTACTAATATCAGTTTTACatactttgtttttcatttagatcaaaaataaaattatggccGAGTACACGTCAAGTCTATCAGTAAATTCTATTTTAGGTTTACAAAAATTGCTAGATTTTTAACATATCTACAAAACACTTTTacgtttgttttattttttcagcaaTTTCTAACAACATGTtagtaaaatgtgatttttaccagtgactttaactttaaaatagttttctttgtgGTAATTTTTATTCCCAATTCTCCTTAAATCAATTTACTGGCTACTTAATGTGAGGTTAACATTCCTGTATCGTCAGTGTCTGCAACTAtgtaacatttaaatttttcttctcaaCCCTGTaaactgttatgaatggtaaAATAATGGCAGGAAAGTGAGTTGAGGTAAAATGAAGTGATTTGTACTTTGAGCATATGTGTTTTGGGGACtatacataattaatatttgTGAACCTTATATTTTCTCTCAACCCAATGTTTCTGTGTCTACATTATATTGGTTTATTACTAAGATCAGttttacaaattttgtttttcacttagATCAGGTGTgttggcacaggtctttaatccacgtacttaggaggcagaggcaggcagatcttcatgagctcaaggccagcctagtatacacagagttcaaggctagtcatGTGTATATAGAgaattccagtccagccaggaTTCCATAGTAAGACCTGtatgaaaaagaaagggaggaaggaagaatgtaagagagaataaaaaggaagaaagagtaccacagtgtatatacatacatacatacatacatacatatacatacatacatacatatatatatatataatttcaattgATTTAAATTAATTACCTAAAATCAATCATTCACTTCTGAAATATTACTTGCCACATTTTAAGGGTTTAATCATCTCAATTAGAAAGTAGGATTGGATCAGACAGCAAATATGTAGAATATGTTCTATCAGAAAGCTATTTTAGACAGTTATTTGTGGGTTATGTTGAATCACAATTCTTTCTTCTCCACATTTTAGGCAAGTCTTATGTCCCAGATAATGTTCTAACACTTTTAAAGACATTAACTTGATCTAAATTAGTATGCATTGTATTTTGAAAACACCAATGTATTACTTATTTCATATGAAATACACTGTATGTAAATATCAACTGGATACACAGAATATGAAATTTAAGTTTCAATTAAAGACTCAAAATTGCATTTATGATATTGTTGACTTCAACATTTAAAATTGGGGCTCAAGGGTGATTAAATGTTGACcatggagaaaatattttaagccaCAGATTGTATGAGGaaataaatattgatttttatttattatcatattttaatgTCCCAGACTAGTCTCAAATTAATAAGAAGTAAATATTTGTTAGTGAATCAGTAGATAAATGAAACAAGCACCTGTGTTTATGTAACAAGCACCTGGTCATATAGAACATTTTGCTAATGGTGTACTGCGACTGCATAGTAAGTTCTTCCCTATTTTTGAAACTCATGCAATCAGAGCTCTTGACTCTTCAGGCTTCAGTCAAAATAGAGgagagttttatttttctgtcctaGTCCCCatttcattcacttaaaaatgcTGTTTCATTCCTGTGTTCCCAACCAGCTGTGAACTTGCGGGTGCAGATCCACCTGCATCCTCCTAATACCAAAGGTTTAATAGTGGAGTGTCACTCTGGAGGTTGGTTCCCACGGCCTCTCATAGAATGGAGAGATGACAGAGGAAAGGTCATTCCAGCTGCATCAAAATCTCATTCACAGGATGGAGACAAACTGTTCATTATGAACATGACCCTTCTCGTTAAAGACAGCTCCTCCCAGAAAGTCATTTGCTGCTTTCAGAACCCTCTGACAGGCCAAGAGCAAAGGACAAGTGTTGTCCTATCAGGTAAAGTATTTGTTCTTCAATATCAGCTACTGCAGATAATTTAAAACTAAAcagattcatttcctttcttaacTTCATTTCCAAAGCACTAgttcattttagttttattcatCATGTTGTTTTTATCTTGCTtatcacattcatttattttactttgcctTCTAGATATTGGAGTTC
Coding sequences within:
- the LOC114707344 gene encoding selection and upkeep of intraepithelial T-cells protein 1-like encodes the protein MGSTGLCFYGHCVVMFLLQMITPSSEQFTVTGSEGPVLTPLGGTLELSCQLSPPQNAQHMEIRWFRNHYTQPVHLYRDGKDLHGETTSKYVERTELLKDAIGEGIVTLRILSVTVDDDGPYHCVFKDGDFYEEHITEVKVTAVNLRVQIHLHPPNTKGLIVECHSGGWFPRPLIEWRDDRGKVIPAASKSHSQDGDKLFIMNMTLLVKDSSSQKVICCFQNPLTGQEQRTSVVLSDAFFSWNKIWKTILGIILSVMVFSIMVSSSQLCYRHKLCVCSWYTCSAPWVIGILIMVFSVSIVIGVMLWMHKKERVPVSDAHFELDTLWVEDISVILCALMVSATMLISYVYFRLRETVEPEN